The Sesamum indicum cultivar Zhongzhi No. 13 linkage group LG6, S_indicum_v1.0, whole genome shotgun sequence genomic interval ctATTAGTCAAATCGCACAACGATCCGATTTTATAATGCCTATTTCATcttccattttatttcatatgcACAACCACgtgtataaatttttctttttaaataaaatacatgatattatttttatacacatagCATGAGTATATTGAATGGAGTAGGAGAAGGAAtagaaattgtaattaaaaaaaaaaatacaaaaaacttGATCGATGAAAAGTGTTCAACCCCTTATTTTGtggaattaaaaatgtatttttatcatatattacatgaagtaattttttttccatacaaattttatattattatactattttctaagctaaataaatattatttagttttgcGTAGCATATCCAAATTGTTTCTTGTCCctactttttcatatttttggtatCCTTCCATCTATATCGTATCGTAatcatgtttatatatttgtgttcatacaaaattttatatatcttaattttaaaaaaaagaaaattaatataggTGAAAATAAGAGGAAAGTTTGTACCCGAATTGTTGTTTATCATTAATTGTGCTATCACAACAGATATTAAATAGTCGAAGGTTTCTATATGAAGGTGGAATTATGAGGTTTTTCCTATGGAATTTATAAGTGAAATGTTTTAAGTGTTTCACTCATTGTGACAAGAACTTACCATCTTTAGAAAATAAGTGACATAATgactagaaaaattatttctgcaacaatacggttttatttatgttatgcAGATTAGAACACTAATcaggttttatttatttatgtaattttacttGAGTAAAACGTCTAATACGAGTTGATGATGTAGGCAAGAGTCGTTTTTACTGATGAAGTGCCTTtttaggacaaaaaaaaaaaaaaaaaaacccctcGTATGGAATTAGAATGGATAATATCTCTCACAATGGGGCACCAATCGCGTCACATACTATATACATTGACATCtagtttgttttattttaatctatttaatttatttttatttttacattacaAAAGGGAGAATAATTTAGAACGTTTTTATGTCTTTTAACTCTTTTTAATGCCTCACgaaatatacattattaaatcctatatcttaataaataatttaaaaatagtattttatttggtGTTagaaacatacaaaattaaatgtggCAAGAttctaatgaaaattattttcaaattgctCTCTTGATGTCggccataattaattttaaaaaaaaaaagaagtgaaagaaaaaaaacaaaaataagtactcaaatcaatttattgttaCTTGTCAATTGTGTGATGAAGACTAATATTCAATAGTCCAAAATCTGTAAAATCTAAATCAAGATGGAGTGTTAAAAGGGTAAGAAAATGGGTACATGAAAGAATATTGACTTGACTTAATTGGTCCCAACCTACTTATGTAAGAAATTATGAATCACAACAGCTGGCCAATTTTGAATGTTGCCCAAAATACAACTTACTCATCTGACTTCAGACCTACCTTGCAAGAAGCTTCCCACCACTTCAAttaaatcttttcttttttttttttaagaaaaaaaacagtAGCATAATAGTTTGATTTTAGAGTTAATTTATGCATAAAATTCCTAAAacaatgtgaaattatatttttttaatatctttttgaaattacacttgcactttttcagaaaattttctatttaaatctGACTTCCTTCTTTTAGAGTTTGAACGAAAATACTGACGCagtaaataaattgcataaatttcaattttgctcCACATTTGACATTCCCAtgtattttatacttataaggagataaaaatatcatatttatatacagGATGaggttaacattattatatttctcacttataagtataaaattattatatgagaatgttaaataagaataaaattacgGCGACAAACTTTGGGCGTCATCTGAGAAGCTGGAGGGAAATGAACTTTTGGAACAACTATAATTTAATGGCCATTTCAAAAGCCGGTCCACATAATATTACTGgcgataaaattaaaaaatttgggggcaatttttttttaattggccgttacaaaagttatttaatatatataataaatagttcgaaaattatatctaattttatttaagataatttctaggattcactattttttaaattaaatttattattaagtctaaaaatatattaatatttgggcacaaactataaaaaaatattttttgagtaaaagtattagattatttttttattaaataataaattatttattaaattaaaattatttttacattcgattatcaaatttaattatgatatttttactattttgttattttctactatttttatttctctacaTTTATAAGAACtcactattaattaataacttgtGTTAAAAGAACAAACTCTCCATACAAAGACTTTGAAAGTCGTCGGCATGTAAGAAACATGTATGTTTATTTAAAGCCACATGCCACTGACTCATATTCGTGCAGCCATCCTTCACTATGGGAATTTCTTTGCATTCTCAGTGTTTCTTCTGCTTCATATGCATACTTTCAATATTTTGCATAACTAATTGTTTTATTCAAAATGCTTACAGCCAATGCCTGCAGAATCAAAGAACTTTGTTGCTTCAATTGAAGAACGATCTTATATTCAATAGCACTGTATCAACAAAACTGGTGTTGTGGAATCAGACTCAAAATTGTTGCAATTGGGACGGTGTGGAATGTGATGGTGCGGGGCATGTGATCAGTTTGCAGCTCGATAGTGAGGGAATTTCTGGTTGGATTCATAACATGTCTAGTCTTTCCGCCCTTCAATACCTGGAGGAGCTAAGCTTAACTTTCAATGACTTCCAAGGTCAGATTATTCCAGGTGGGATTCTCAACCTCAAACATTTGACGTATTTGGATTTAGCAGCTGCTGGTTTTGGTGGACAGGTTCCAATTTGAAGTTTCACTAATGAGGAGATTGGTCACTCTCCGTCTCTCATATAATGACGGTCTAAAAATTGAGAATCTGAATTTGAAGATGCTTCTTCAGAATCTAACTGAACTAAGATACCTTTATCTTGATGGCGTGCATATGTCATCAACagttcttaattattttgctaacTTCTCACATCTGACTATCTTGCATCTCCGTTCGTGTGATTTAAAAGGCTCATTCCCTGATATGATCTTCCAAGTACCTACCCTAAAGATTCTTGATTTGTCGAATAACTTTTTCACCGGTTCAATCCCACCATTTTACATGTACAAGAATCTTCAATCTgtatatttgagtggtaattCACTTAGTGGGCAAATTCCCGAGTCTTTCTTCACACAAGAAAGGCTTGTCGCTCTCGTCCTTTCTGACAACTTCTTCAATGGTACGGTTAAGCTAGAAAGGTTTCAAAGGCTACAAAAACTTAAAGTGCTGGACCTTTCTTACAACAATTTGTCTGTTGACACAAGCATCACTAATAAAAGTTTGTCAACGTTTCCCCAGTTATCATTTTTAGCCCTAGCTTCTTGCAACCTACATTACTTTTTTGATCTTACAAACCAACACAGACTGGAGTTGTTGGACCTCTCAAACAACCAGATAACTGGGGAAGTACCTAATTGGATTTGGGAAATTGGAAATGGAGCACTTGACATGTTGAATCTTTCTGTGAATCAGTTGGTTGGTCTACAGAAGCCATACCACATTTCTAGTTCACTTACTTATGTGGACTTACACTCGAACCTGCTCCAGGGTGAGTTGCCCCCTCTTGCACTTAACACTGGAAACTCCACTACCAAACTTGTTTGCTTGTCTCTTGCAAACAATAGCCTAAGTGAAGCTATTCCGACATCCTTTTGCAATGCTCCTCTACTTAAAGTTCTTGACTTGTCTGCCAATAAATTGAGCGGGAGCATACCGCCTTGTTTGGTGGAAAAAGTTGAGCAACTTGCTGTGTTGAATCTTAAGAGGAACAACATCAGTGGCCATATACCGGATACATTTTCTGTCAATTGTAATCTACAGTTTTTGGATGTAAGTCAGAACTATTTAGAAGGGAGCCTCCCAGTGTCCCTGGCCAATTGCAAATCTTTACAGCTCTTCAATGTGGGAAACAACAACATCGATGATGGTTTCCCATGCATGCTGCCATCTAGCTTGCTTGTCCTCGTGTTGCGCTCCAATAGATTCCATGGAGAAGTGAGATGTAGCAGAAGCTGGacaaatctccaaattattgatataGCTTTTAACAATTTCACTGGTTATCTGTAAACTAAATGCTTCTCGGGAATGATGCTAGAAAAGGATGCACGCCTGGAAAGTGACTACGTTCACTACATTAGACCATTTGGTGATGATTACGATGGGGGAGTGAACGTAATCGTCAAAGGGGTAGAACTGGAGTTTTCGAAGATTTTGACAAAGTTTAAGGCCATTGATTTCTCTTGCAATAATTTTCAAGGGGAGATACCAGATGCAATCGGTGATCTTAGATCTCTTCATGGTCTCAACTTATCccacaataattttataggaACAATTCCAAAATCATTGGGTAAGTTGACGGATATTGAATCAGTCGACCTCTCAATGAACCAGCTAACAGGGAAAATACCAGAAGAGCTTACATGCCTCACATCCCTTGCAGTCTTGAATCTATCCCACAATCAGTTGATCGGGCCAATCCCAAACGGCCCTCAATTTCAAACATTTTCAGCAGATTCCTTCCAAGGAAACACAGGGCTATGCGGTTTCCCTCTCAACATAAGTTGCAGGCACCCAGGCGAAACCGACAACATGCCACCACCTAATCCATATCAAAAGGACGAGGCCATCAATTGGGATTATGTATCTGTTGCACTTGGGTATGTTGTTGGCTTAGGAAGCATTCTCTGGCTGCTTTTTTTTTGTCGAAGCTTCAGAAACAAGTTCAATGATCGGACTGAGCAAGTTTTTGAAAACATATTTAACCCCAAAGACAGGAGAAAAAGACATCAAGGAAGAGTAAGAAGAAGACACAACTGCTGATGATGCAAATGctctttgttttttgtcaCAAAAGCATGAAAAATAACCAAAGATATTTTCCTGAAAATGTTTTCTAAGATTTATCAAGTTGATTTTTAATGCAATAACTCTTGTTACATATACTGTTTAACATAATGTCGGATGCATGCAAAGGGCCGTTacacatatttacatatacttcttgacataatttatttacttcataaaatatatttgcatatattgagcttataaatattttttgtgtttcataatttataaaaaattataaattatatatattatttttaaaataaaatgtcagtaaaattttaaattactaaaaatagtttgggGAGATATCTCaataaagcataaaaaaatatagaggtaagtgagaagggcatttttatcttatcaatatcaaattattttgtgagggatatttttattacctttCATATTTTAAGGTGTAAATTAGACAAAACACATAATTGAAGGgtgcaaagtgtatttaaccctattttttatcaacaaaaGTTGGTTactctaaatataataaagtctCAATTCCCTGTGCAAACAAAGAAGATTTGTAACTGATTAAAAagtcaataatatatttaaggtcaaatttcttcattaatccatcatttttatctttctatttGGCTTTAACTTTTCATCGTTTTAATACACTGTCATAATCTCTCATCTTCTAAATAagttttaggataaattatattttatcttttgaacTATTTGCTATCTAAATAATCTTTTTGCATCAACTTCCGTCTtaactttgtaaaatttgcaAGTTACCATATATGATTGTTTCTTGATTGAGTTTTAAGCCAAAAACAACTCACATGCAATGTACTTGGGCAactgagaaataaaaaatttgtcttaaaatatcacatgtacaCAGCATTTGATGTTTACCTGACAtaaaaatcaaccaaaaaattttcatatatggtaacttttaaatttaacaaaattgagatggtaagttgatacaTAAATATTCAGATGGCAAAAGGCAAAATGAACATAGCTCACcaatggcaaaatataatttatcctaaattttattttaattcttaaccattaaatcataaataaaattaatataaagtggataaaatatttcactCTTCATaagtaaaattgtaaaatttcacGCAATAATTCACCCCAAGAACTTTTGAAATGActtaaagaataataatactaaatatttcaatacCTTAAAACccaaaacatatatttttccaaaacttAGAAAAGCTATATAAAGACAATCCCAAATGAGGCGATTAGGACAGcaattaatctataattttttactaaatcttaagaattataattagattgtgcctattttattttttttaactttttatataattgaggttttctttgaataattatttaaatttatgattatattataaaataatataagtaataaattgaacgcaaaaaattataactagaaaatataatagttaagtACATTTATGaacttcaataataattttttgaacaagcctataataataaacttaaaaatttagaagtaaaataataaagataatgatttttagagtttcaaaagtataaacaaAACTATTAGAATATCTGATGGAGACTGTCATGTTCGAATGGACCAACCAACAATTATTGAAGAATTTGTGGGATTCTATCAACGGTTATCGGGAGGAGAACGGAGAACAAGGTTTCTTGATCTACGGCACTTGAGACCTTGGCCTCGCCATAATATCACTGATACTAAGGCTAAACAACTCACTGCA includes:
- the LOC105163973 gene encoding receptor-like protein 12 → MRRLVTLRLSYNDGLKIENLNLKMLLQNLTELRYLYLDGVHMSSTVLNYFANFSHLTILHLRSCDLKGSFPDMIFQVPTLKILDLSNNFFTGSIPPFYMYKNLQSVYLSGNSLSGQIPESFFTQERLVALVLSDNFFNGTVKLERFQRLQKLKVLDLSYNNLSVDTSITNKSLSTFPQLSFLALASCNLHYFFDLTNQHRLELLDLSNNQITGEVPNWIWEIGNGALDMLNLSVNQLVGLQKPYHISSSLTYVDLHSNLLQGELPPLALNTGNSTTKLVCLSLANNSLSEAIPTSFCNAPLLKVLDLSANKLSGSIPPCLVEKVEQLAVLNLKRNNISGHIPDTFSVNCNLQFLDVSQNYLEGSLPVSLANCKSLQLFNVGNNNIDDGFPCMLPSSLLVLVLRSNRFHGEVRCSRSWTNLQIIDIAFNNFTGYL